A genomic region of Lachnoclostridium edouardi contains the following coding sequences:
- a CDS encoding DUF1653 domain-containing protein: MERIPKTGEFYRHFKNKLYQIIAVAEHTETGEKLVIYQALYGSFKVYARPLEMFVSLVDREKYPDVNQKYRFKKVELSENADSFPEDKGEAEQEPKEASPFLMEFLEAETYEDKLALITEKGRFASNQAVEMICEIMEVPVLGETAEEKLKDLMRNLEMQIKYDGSRLRR, encoded by the coding sequence ATGGAAAGAATACCAAAAACAGGAGAATTTTACCGCCATTTTAAGAATAAGCTGTATCAGATCATAGCAGTGGCAGAACATACAGAGACAGGAGAAAAGCTGGTTATTTACCAGGCCCTTTACGGTTCTTTTAAGGTGTACGCCAGGCCTTTAGAAATGTTTGTTAGTCTGGTGGACAGGGAAAAATATCCGGATGTAAATCAAAAATACAGATTTAAAAAGGTAGAGCTGTCAGAAAATGCAGATTCTTTCCCGGAGGATAAAGGGGAAGCAGAGCAGGAGCCTAAAGAGGCTTCCCCCTTTCTTATGGAGTTTTTGGAGGCGGAAACATATGAGGACAAGCTGGCTCTGATTACAGAAAAGGGCCGTTTTGCTTCCAATCAGGCAGTAGAAATGATCTGCGAGATTATGGAGGTTCCGGTTTTGGGAGAAACGGCGGAGGAGAAATTAAAGGACCTGATGAGAAATCTGGAAATGCAGATAAAATACGATGGCAGCAGGCTCAGGAGGTAG
- the uvrC gene encoding excinuclease ABC subunit UvrC, with amino-acid sequence MFNIEEELKKLPAQPGVYLMHNDKDEIIYVGKAVSLKNRVRQYFQSSRNKTAKIERMVSHIARFEYIITDSELEALVLECNLIKEHRPRYNTMLKDDKTYPYIKVTVQEDFPRVLFSRDMKKDKNKYFGPYTSAGAVKDTIDLMHKLYKIRTCHRVLPRDIGKERPCLNYHIKQCNAPCQGYISKEEYRKNIEQALEFLGGKYDGILESLEKKMYAASEEMDYERAIEYRDLLDSVKKIAQKQKITSSVIEDRDIIAMSRDMEDVVVQVFFVREGKLIGREHFHLRAELEEDKSQILTSFVKQFYAGTPFVPRELWVQKQLEDEEVISQWLTAKKGQKVKIVVPVKGEKERLVELAEKNAALVLTQDKEKIKREEMRTTGAMNQIGDLLGLSGITRIEAFDISNISGFDSVGSMIVYENGRPKRNDYRKFKIKWIKGANDYASMNEVLMRRFGHGLEESKILQEKGVDQEYGSFTRFPDLIMMDGGKGQVNVALQVLSQLNLSIPVCGMVKDDKHRTRGLYFNNKELPIDRHSEGFRLITRIQDEAHRFAIEYHRSLRSKGQVRSILDDIEGIGPARRKALMKKFKSIEAVKEATVMELNAVEGMNQKAAESVYKFFH; translated from the coding sequence GTGTTTAATATAGAAGAAGAACTGAAGAAGCTTCCGGCTCAGCCGGGAGTTTACCTGATGCATAATGATAAGGACGAGATTATTTATGTGGGGAAGGCAGTCAGCCTGAAAAACAGAGTGCGCCAGTATTTTCAAAGCAGCAGAAATAAAACTGCTAAAATAGAGCGGATGGTATCCCACATAGCCAGATTTGAGTATATTATTACAGACTCAGAGCTGGAGGCCCTGGTGCTGGAGTGCAATCTGATTAAAGAGCATCGCCCCAGATATAACACTATGCTGAAGGATGACAAAACATATCCTTACATTAAGGTGACAGTGCAGGAGGATTTTCCCAGAGTGCTGTTTTCCAGGGACATGAAAAAAGATAAAAATAAGTATTTCGGGCCGTACACCAGCGCAGGAGCAGTAAAGGACACTATTGATTTAATGCATAAGCTTTATAAAATCAGAACCTGCCACAGAGTTCTGCCAAGAGACATAGGAAAAGAAAGACCTTGTCTGAATTACCACATTAAACAGTGCAACGCTCCCTGCCAGGGATATATTTCAAAGGAAGAATACAGAAAAAATATAGAGCAGGCTTTAGAGTTTCTGGGAGGAAAATACGACGGAATTTTAGAAAGCCTGGAGAAGAAAATGTACGCTGCCTCAGAGGAAATGGACTACGAGAGAGCCATAGAATACAGAGATTTGCTGGACAGCGTAAAAAAAATAGCTCAAAAGCAAAAAATCACCAGCAGCGTTATAGAGGACAGGGATATTATCGCCATGTCCAGGGATATGGAGGACGTGGTGGTTCAGGTGTTCTTTGTAAGAGAAGGCAAGCTGATTGGGAGGGAGCATTTTCATCTGCGGGCAGAGCTGGAGGAAGATAAGTCACAGATTCTCACCAGCTTTGTAAAGCAATTTTATGCAGGCACTCCCTTTGTGCCCAGGGAGCTGTGGGTGCAGAAGCAGCTGGAGGACGAGGAGGTTATCAGCCAGTGGCTGACAGCGAAAAAAGGACAGAAGGTAAAAATCGTTGTGCCTGTAAAAGGGGAAAAGGAGCGTCTGGTAGAGCTGGCGGAGAAGAACGCGGCCCTTGTCCTTACTCAGGATAAAGAAAAAATCAAGAGGGAGGAGATGCGCACTACTGGGGCTATGAATCAGATCGGAGACCTTTTAGGTCTTTCAGGAATTACCAGAATCGAGGCCTTTGATATTTCTAACATCAGCGGCTTTGACTCTGTAGGCTCTATGATTGTATATGAAAACGGCCGCCCCAAAAGAAACGATTACAGAAAATTTAAAATTAAATGGATTAAGGGGGCCAATGATTACGCCTCCATGAACGAAGTGCTGATGAGACGGTTTGGTCACGGTCTGGAGGAATCCAAGATCTTGCAGGAAAAAGGCGTGGATCAGGAATACGGCAGTTTTACAAGATTTCCTGATTTGATTATGATGGACGGCGGAAAAGGGCAGGTAAACGTGGCTTTGCAGGTGTTAAGCCAGCTAAATTTGTCTATTCCGGTGTGCGGCATGGTAAAGGATGACAAACACAGAACAAGGGGACTGTATTTTAATAATAAAGAGCTACCTATAGACCGGCATTCAGAAGGCTTTCGTCTGATTACCAGAATCCAGGACGAGGCCCACCGCTTTGCCATCGAATATCACAGAAGCCTTAGAAGTAAAGGACAGGTGCGCTCTATTTTAGACGATATAGAGGGAATCGGGCCTGCCAGGCGAAAGGCCTTAATGAAAAAGTTTAAGTCTATTGAGGCTGTGAAGGAAGCTACAGTAATGGAGCTGAATGCCGTGGAGGGAATGAACCAAAAGGCGGCGGAAAGCGTTTATAAGTTTTTCCATTAA
- the hprK gene encoding HPr(Ser) kinase/phosphatase, giving the protein MHGVTIAELVEKMNLKNVTAELDTEKTVLTHPDVNRPALQLAGFFDHFDNERVQIIGYVEQAYISQLEDEVKRSRYDQLLASKVPCIVYSRGMEPDEDMMELCNHYGVPCLVSEKTTSDLMAEVIRWLKVKLAPCISIHGVLVDVFGEGVLIMGESGIGKSEAALELIKRGHRLVTDDVVEIRKVSDETLIGSAPDITRHFIELRGIGIIDVKTLFGVESVKDTQQIDMVIKLEDWNKDKEYDRLGLEDQYTEFLGNKVVCHSIPIRPGRNLAIIVESASVNYRQKKMGYNAAQELYRRVQANLAKKEM; this is encoded by the coding sequence ATGCATGGGGTTACAATCGCAGAATTAGTAGAGAAAATGAACCTGAAAAACGTTACAGCTGAGCTGGATACAGAAAAAACAGTGCTGACCCATCCGGACGTAAACAGACCGGCGCTGCAGCTGGCAGGATTTTTCGACCATTTTGACAATGAAAGAGTTCAGATTATTGGCTATGTAGAGCAGGCTTATATCAGCCAGCTGGAGGATGAGGTAAAAAGAAGCCGGTACGACCAGCTGCTGGCCAGCAAAGTTCCGTGCATTGTATACAGCAGGGGGATGGAGCCGGACGAGGACATGATGGAGCTTTGCAACCATTACGGCGTGCCTTGTCTGGTGTCTGAAAAAACCACATCTGACTTAATGGCTGAAGTAATCCGCTGGTTAAAGGTAAAGCTGGCTCCATGTATTAGCATTCACGGGGTTTTAGTGGACGTATTCGGCGAGGGCGTGCTGATTATGGGGGAAAGTGGTATTGGGAAAAGCGAGGCTGCTTTAGAGTTAATTAAAAGAGGCCACCGCCTTGTTACTGACGATGTAGTGGAGATCCGCAAGGTCAGCGATGAAACCTTAATCGGAAGCGCTCCTGATATTACAAGACACTTTATCGAGCTGCGGGGAATTGGAATTATAGACGTAAAGACCTTGTTTGGCGTAGAAAGTGTAAAGGATACGCAGCAGATTGATATGGTAATTAAACTGGAAGACTGGAATAAAGATAAAGAGTATGACAGATTGGGATTAGAGGACCAGTATACAGAATTCTTGGGCAATAAAGTAGTTTGCCACAGTATTCCTATCCGTCCGGGACGCAATCTGGCTATTATTGTAGAATCTGCTTCTGTTAATTACAGACAAAAGAAAATGGGCTATAATGCAGCTCAGGAGCTGTACCGCAGAGTGCAGGCGAATTTGGCAAAAAAGGAAATGTAA
- the murB gene encoding UDP-N-acetylmuramate dehydrogenase, with amino-acid sequence MDRFLEKLRQTAGENKVKTNEAMAKHTTFRVGGPADYFVTPAGPKELAEILKLCRDSNMPFFILGNGSNLLVSDKGFRGVVIEIGKPFDYCEVKGARLTAGAGCLLSAIAKKALDHSLTGLECAAGIPGSLGGAVVMNAGAYGFEMKDIVLEVTVLKPDGQVAVLPLTSMEFGYRTSIVAKQGYIVLEAVLQLEQGDREEIKKKMEDLAARRREKQPLEYPSGGSTFKRPEGYFAGKLIEDAGFRGYCVGGAQVSEKHCGFVINKDHATAEDICRLCGEIQEKIMKDTGVALEMEIKRLGEFEGFGGKK; translated from the coding sequence ATGGATAGATTTCTGGAAAAGCTTAGGCAGACAGCAGGAGAAAACAAGGTAAAAACAAATGAAGCCATGGCAAAACATACTACCTTTCGCGTAGGCGGCCCGGCAGACTATTTTGTAACGCCCGCCGGCCCTAAAGAGCTGGCAGAGATTTTAAAGCTGTGCAGAGACAGCAATATGCCGTTTTTTATTTTAGGCAACGGCAGTAATCTGCTGGTAAGCGATAAAGGATTCAGAGGAGTTGTGATTGAAATAGGCAAGCCGTTTGATTACTGCGAAGTAAAAGGCGCCAGGCTGACTGCCGGGGCGGGATGTCTTTTGTCAGCCATTGCAAAAAAAGCCTTAGATCATTCTCTTACAGGTCTGGAATGCGCTGCGGGGATACCTGGAAGCCTGGGAGGAGCCGTGGTGATGAACGCAGGCGCCTATGGCTTTGAGATGAAGGATATAGTACTAGAGGTGACAGTGTTAAAACCGGACGGCCAGGTAGCTGTACTGCCTCTAACCAGTATGGAATTTGGCTACAGAACCAGTATTGTGGCAAAGCAGGGATATATAGTGCTGGAGGCTGTTTTACAGCTGGAGCAGGGAGACAGGGAAGAAATCAAAAAGAAGATGGAGGACCTGGCGGCCAGAAGAAGAGAAAAACAGCCTTTAGAGTACCCCAGCGGAGGCAGCACATTTAAGCGCCCGGAAGGATATTTTGCAGGTAAGCTGATTGAGGACGCAGGCTTTCGCGGGTACTGTGTAGGAGGAGCCCAGGTGTCGGAAAAGCACTGTGGGTTTGTAATTAACAAAGACCACGCCACTGCGGAGGATATTTGCAGGCTGTGTGGGGAGATCCAGGAAAAGATAATGAAGGATACAGGAGTTGCCCTGGAAATGGAAATTAAACGCCTCGGGGAATTTGAGGGCTTTGGAGGAAAAAAATGA